The DNA segment CCCCTTCTGGCGAAGTCGCAATGGGCCGTCCTAGAACCATTTCCACTGCAGCTCGAAGGAAGCGGTTTCTCATCATCATGCGGTTGGTAGTGCGAGCTTCCACTGAAGGCATACATAGCTGTTTCGCAAGATCTAATACTACACGTGCCTTGTCTTATCTAAGGCAAGAGACGAAGGGAGAGGAAACGAAGTGGAACGACTGGCATGACGATAGCTGATCGCAGGGGCAGAAAggatgataaaaataaaagggGAATGGAGAGAAAACTGGTGCAGCAACACGTGCTATACTTCCCTAGAGCACAGTATTTAAACGCTCTGACCAATAAATACGGCGTACcgtacaaaaaatataactaaCTTGGAAATTTCAATGGAAAATGTAcgtgggtacaattgtacccatgccGCCTGTTAGCGGTGTAAAAATATGCAGTCTGACGAAGGTTAATTGTACCAAATGTGGTAACCTTTTTTTTATCAACCATTAGCAAAAAAAGGTAGACGTGTCAAGTCTGTTGTTTTACAATAGCAAGGAGCGttgtaattaaaaaaacagGACCAGCAACGTAAATAGTTTGCATCATTGTTACCCATGACGTCATGGCTAAGCTAAAAAATGACTAACCCAATCGAAGAAAGACTACTTAAATCTCAATATTacatatacaaaaatatatatagacttttttattccttgcattttattttcgtgTCACCACTCTATGCTTAGCTTGAAGAATGGTCAACGATTTGgaagcaaaatataaaaatttataataaatgcaGCAATGTTGTGAATGAACAAAGTTGTTTGAGTAGAAACAGCAAATAAGAACCGATAGAAAATAGGAGACTAGAGCAATTTACAAAATCTCACTGTTTCGAATGTATAACCTATCAAATAAGGCTGGGGTCATATTGACCCCATGGTACTAGAGCAGGGTTAAGGTGCATGTCACGAAGTAGATACTTGATGTCACACTTATAACATCTCTTTTGTTAGTATGCATGACCTCAAAGGTTGAAGACAACTCCAATACACCAGCGAGAACGAAGTTCTCTTTTCTCGCATAATAGGTTCGGTTGTCTGTACAACAACTTGGCTATCTGTTCACCTACATCAcgaattttttcttttcttttgcgTCTGATCAAAACAAAAGCTTGACATAAGATGGCATTAACCAAAACCAAGAAATCAGGTAACATCAAAGAacttacataaaaaattttatttgcagaaaataaaacgCAAGGAATAAAGAAGTACACATTTAGTTTTGTATGTAATATTGAGATTTAAGCATTTTTCTCTATTTGTGTTAGTCGTTTTATAGCTTAGCCATGATGACACAGGTAACAATGATGCAAACTGTGTACGTTGCCGGCTACTGCTTTCATTTATTAGTGCAATTAAAATACTCCTTGTTATTGTAACCGGCCCTGATATGGCTAATCTTTTTTGCTAATgattaatgaaaacaaaaagatgaTCTCTTTCGAGcgaagtttttgttaaaaaagcacaaacaaaattttgtctaaGTATCCACAAACATCACCTGTCAATCAATCGTGGGCAGCGGGTCAAGCAACCAGCTTAATGAAATTACCTGGGTACATGTCACATCATAATTAATATGACAATATCACAATGATTATTGCAATCAGTACTTTATATACACACAGACTGTTTTTTCAGGGAGCAAAAGTAGTGCGTTCTTGCTGATTTGAAACGAACCAATCAAAGAAAGCTTTGTAACAAGATGGGATAAATAGGGTAATTCAATGAAAAATCATAGAAAGAATTGTTTGGATTGCCTGTGCACTATCCGttattgataaaattaattttgcagtTGGGGTGTCCAGTCACCCTGACACCATCCTCTATATCTGCCACTGGATAAAGGATAGGACAATAAAAGGACGTGGAAAGAGATGTATCATTTAACTTGTTTATTACCATATAGAGTGAATATCTTGTTTGGACATTGTACTCGACTTGATTACAACTATGCTTATCCATAATAGCTATTTTTATGCCTGAAAAAGTAGGAGAGAGCAGGACAAGAATAGCACATTTTTGGTCAAGTCACTAGCGAATTTTAGAAAGCAGTAAAGCTACAGAGAAATATAATGCTATTGCTCAGTTCTGTGTGATAGTAAATGGTTCTGCCATGCCATGTTTTTATCATTCCTTTTTTGGACACATGAGAAAATTCTTCTGAGAAGGTAATTGAAATTTGGTAATCTCTATAGAGTGAAcgaacttaaaaaaatttatgagtAGTTGAAGTTGCTGATTAAAGGATACTGATGCTTAAAgtgcaaataaaactttgctatctttttgttaaatgttatttGAGCAATGTGTGCAGTGAGCAATATCATGATGATGGTTCTCTGTTCAAGCACATATCACGTCAATGCAAGGTAGCCGTTGCAAAAGTTGTCTGAGCAAACTTTATTAGTATGTGGGCGTTTTTTGATGAATTCAAATTTATACACGGTTGGCTGATagtttgaagtttttaattaaatgtgAATGTTAAGTATTATCTGTGTGAGCATTCCCTAAGCCCTAGCTAGCCTAAGTGATAGGTTTGTCACGACTCATGACTGTCAGGAAGTCTTTTTTCTGATATGGCTTTCAGTGTTTTTCACAAATGCATACACCAAGGGCTCTCTAATTTTACGTTATATGTATATGGACTTTCACTGTCCATGGTTTTATATTATGACATTTTCAAGCTAAACCAATTACTGTGAAGCTAGGTAATGAATAAAACAAGGTACAATAAGATGAGCTACATTTAACAACTAGGAACACTGCTGAAactatttgtaaatttatattATCACTTTCAATACACTAAGACAAAAGCAAAGCATATGAGTCTTCAAGAGAAAAAACATTATGCAGCTCTTGTGTTAACCAGTTAGGTGCTTATGACAAGATATCTTATTATGGCAAACTCTCTCCTATAGTGCTTAAATGACCATGACCATGACCAATGTTCAAACCAAGCCATTTTTTCTATTTAGTTTATGACTCTAGCCAATCTAAACTGTGACTGGagttatttcaattcaatacatttaacttaaaaattttcccGATGTTACTGTATTGGCTGCATGAATTTGGTTATCATAAGTTTATGGCTTTCTCCAAATTAATCTTATTGATACTTTTTTCATAGAAGTTTTGCTGTTCAGAAAGTATTCAACTTTCTTACCAAAAGCCCCATTTTTTGCTGTCATGATTGTCATAATATGACTCAAGACGTTTGGATCATTTGAATCAAGTGAAATCCTATAGGCTTGAGTCAAGTTTTACTCCAGCTttcatttaattgaaaacTGATATCCATGTTTAGTTTAGCTCATTTGTTCCCTAATAACAATGAAAGTGAAAATCTACGAAGTTGGGACCTCTATTTCCAAATTGTCCACCCAACTGACcgaaaataagaaaaaatcaCACAACACTGTGTGACCCGCCAGTGAAACTAAACGTAGCAGTGAGCACCGaagggtctagtatacaagtgcacaacaaaATGACGTCAGATTCTGAGTAGCTGGGGCCCAGTATAAAAAGGCATCCCGTGGTTGTGCAGTTGTATAATAGAGCCCTACTTCCCTGGTTATGTTGTCGCTAACATTTAcattatgtttgttttctatttttctgCAACACCTGTACACTGTTTAATTTACACCAccaaacaattaccgccagatTTCAAACGCTGCGCATGTGCACAACAAATGCACACACGTACCTTCAAGCTTACACATACAGTGATTGCACATCTCATGAAAATAATCTGGTAGTGTGTTCCAAGAAACGCGTCCATCTTGTACGCGTTTGAACGCGCTCTCTTTCATACACACCCAGCAAATCAAGCAAGTTAAATATGGCACTTTTTAAGCTTAACAATACGAAAAATCTTGTGCAATTTAACTTACCTGGTGAAAGTTTGCAatccaaaaatgtttaattgcaAAAGTTGTTTATGTATCTTGGACTATTTTTACCTACAAACTAAATTTCTTCTCAAGCAAACATGTACAGCTCATACATTCATAGCTCTCTCAAAATGTTGGAAACAGTGACGCGCACACTCACTGCGCACAACCGTTCAACCATAAAAATATTCATCCGCTGggccaaaacaaaaatccTCTAAGAAGACTTTATGAAAAACcaatgcatttaaaaaaagttactGTATGTTACTGGTAACAGACAACCGCAACAATAATAGCAAAAAATCAAGAAATCTGAAAGACTTGtccaaaaattgtaaatataaaGGTTTTCTAGAAATATATGGCTGTTCACTACTTAATACACTTTAAACATCTGCaattgttacaaatttttgaaaattctttCATTCCTAGACTTACTGTATATGGTTCATGTTCAACTAAAGGTGTGCTAttatttatgatttactttttTCAGAAGGAATTTTTGTTGCTATTATTTTGGTTATAAATTAGTGCTTCACTATTGATGTTTTTGCTTGCATAATTGAATGGGATGCTGATGCTGCCCATTTAACTTTGTTTACTATAGCATTATTTTGCAAGCATTGGCTTAATTGAATCACATTTGTTTACTTTATTATATGCTTGCATTTTGAAGTGAGAATGTTGAAGATACGGGTATCGATAACACTGTGctgcgtttgaaaattttttttcataggtcaaagatgttttaactgtttctgaatcgattttttgcgctgaactcaaaaatgcaaccagtttttttcaatcaggtcaagttttttttctatcacatatTTAATTATGCTAGCTTTGGTCGTTATTGTGCACAAAGAAACTAATTTCTGGGGTAGCTTAATTGGTCATGCATGTTGTCAATTTTCGCAAgatggtatttttatttgaatgtaaggtttttgcaatgacagccattttaaatactacaaaaatataatgacaCAGTTGAAATAAAGGCACTTACAACTAACCAAGAAAGCTTCCTAAcacataattttgttcaacGGCGCTCAACCTAAAAGTAGAAGTTAATATGTTACATTATAGACACGTAAACACTTAACAtcacaaatgtgttttaaatgtgaaatactTGCAAACATCaatgtgtgaaataaaaacgaagTGTTCAAAATAGCTTAACACAGAAAGCGTTGTGCGGCACATGATGATATTACGacattaaatgcaataacaatataaatacaaatgatttatgctgacaaaaagtgttgcttcaaagattttcttctatGTGTGGTGTTGGGAAGATCTCTTTTTAAGCACCAACAGTAATCTGCAAGCATGTTTACATCCCAGTATCCTTGGTACCTTTCTTCCATATGGCGAAGGTCTTGGTGGAATCTCTCTCCCTGTTCTTCGCTGTAGTCACCACAGTTGTCAGGAAAGTAATCTAAATGCGAACTCAGAAAGTGCATTTTCACAGACATCCGGGCTCCAAGGGATTGAAAACTTTCAAGCAGCTCTTTAACCTGTGCTTCATAATCAGGGATTCTATGCTTTCCaaggaagtttgaaattactgcTCGAAATCCTGTCCATGCTCTTTTTTCTACTGCACTCATGTGTGCAGTAAAACCTTCGTCTTTCATCAGCTCACGGATCTATGGCCCATCAAAGACTCCTGCTCGTAGCTTCGCTTCAGAGATGCGGggaaatttcatttgtaagaACTTGAAGGTTGGGCCATCTTTATCAAGTGCTTTGGTATAGTTTTTCATGAGACCAAGTTTAATGTGGATAGGTggcaaaagaatattttgtggatcaactaagtaagcaaatttgacatttttaaaaccaggTGTAAAACTTGTTCTGGGTAGCCAGCTAATTTGTGTGTAGTGGCGATCATCAGCCCTCGAGTCccacagacacaaaaaacatggatGTTTAGTGTAACCGGCCTGTAACCCAAGAAgtattgaaatcatttttaagtcaccacatattttccatttgtgtTGGCTATACTGAAGAGATTTCAAAAGGTATTTCATGTCTTCATAGCATTCAGTGAGCTTCACTGAATGTCCAACAGGAACAGAACCAATCTTATTGCCATTGTGTAGTAATACTACCTTCAAACTCTTTACAGAtgagtccaaaaacaatcgccattcTTCCGAACTGTATACTATGCCCAAAGCTGATATTAATCCTGAAACATCTTGACATCATCTAGGGAATGGTCTTCgtcataattgaaatattttctaaactaTTTATCTTCATACCGATACCAGAAATATGTGGTGCATGGAGCTAGCAAGTTGTTCTCACGTAGTCGTGATCCTAGGAGCTGAGCGGATTCTTTGGTGAGATTTAAATCTCGGGTTAGGTCATTCAGCTCAAGCTGTGTAAGAGGCTTCGGTTGGCTTGTACTTTGCTCTGCATCCCATGTGTCTTGTTCACTTGCTTTGCTCGCTGCAGATGAACAACACTCCATTTCACTTATTTCTCCAGGTGGTTCTGGAACAGGAATACCAGGGCCATGTGGTACTGGTTTCATGGCTGAAGGAACATCAGGGTACTTCACATGTTGTTTGTTCTTCCGGTTTATtcctaaaatgaaaaagaacactTTTACTCTTAAATCAAGCAATTAATGAAAATGCCTCCATACAGTGCAAGTATCAGCATACCTTGTAAGTTGgtcatgcaaaaataacaatcagtGACATGGTCTTTTCCTTCTCTCCATACCATAGGAATACTGAAAGGAAGgctctttattttctttaggCTCCATAATCTCAAGTTTTCAATGCATGCTCTACAACATATGTGCGGAGCAAATGCCTTGTCCTGATCGCCTAGTTTTACTCCAAAATACGCATAATAtgcttttttaacaaactgcGTAATTTTTGCTTGGCGACTGCGCAGGGTGACCTTGCCACATATGTAACAGAACCTGTCTGGATCATTTTTGCACTTTCTCAttgtactgtaaaaacaaatcatctaAACTGCACACTAAACTAGcctgtaaaaacaagttcagatgtttaacttttcaagcacCAGGTGTATTCGTTATGTTCTtctcattgtgatgtcactgaagtttcatcaaaacttaattcaaaaactaaatcatttttatgacaCCACAAATCTCAATCGCAAACGCTGAAAGCTgaagttgtcaaaaatttcaaacgcaATTTGCCAAAAAACTAGACCTGATTGAAGAAAACGGATAACagttttggattcagcatcaAAAAGTACACTAAGAACCGTCAATACTTTATTAACCTAAAAATTAACGCAGCACAGTGTAATTGATAGCTATGGTAGTATTGATGGTGTAATTTTCTTCAGACAATGATGTACTTGTGAATTACTGAAGTTGTCTAGATTTTCTGCTTACTAATTAAAAAGAAGTGAGTAAATTTAGATGGAAAGTCAAATGCTCATTGATGATGAATCTGAAGTACGTCTTTGTGAACAAGCGCTATTGGATGAAAATACTTTGAGAGGTGAGAATAAAAACTTGCCtgtaaacaatattttttgtcgCTTAATCAGAGCTGAGCAGTGGTAGTAGCACTACTTTTCAAAGTAAGTCACTGGACCAGGAGTGCTACTAATTTTTCTATTATCTGCTACTTATCAGCCTATATACTTTTTCAGGCACAAAAATTTGCTAGCGGTGCAAAGCATTATAGCCATTTATACAGTTACTGCTAGGGTTAAGTGGCGAATTGTTCATCAAGCACAAGAGAAACAAATTGTTTAGTGTCTCTTGAAAACCAGTCTGAATATTTGCCACAACTTTGTTTCGGGTGGATGCTTCATGCAACAAAGTTACTGGCCACGATGAAAAGCATTGCCACTGCACCCCCTAGATATTTGATGACTGCTTGTAGGAACTTGTAGAGTGGTGAAAAGTTTGGCcatttaaatttcaattatttctTTGCTTGCCTctaataggcctaccatacgTCCTCTTTTAAgaggatttgtcctcttttctcAAGAAAAGTAAATGGTCCTCCGAGGACGCtaaaaaatgcccaaatgtcctctttttttgcatttcgagttagttgcttatactttcaacaGGACTTTTAGGCGAgacgttgtatttatttccaaaacattAGGCCTACTGTAGCCATGAAACATGCTGAATTGCTGTTTGAAAAAAGGTTTTCCAACAAATTGCACTACCAGCCCTACTTTCTTGATCTTGTTAAAAATCGTGCAATTTTACTTTAGCATTATGGCccataatgcaaatgttgaacgcattttttctttgatgcAGCCACAATGGTGCAAAGAAAAAGACAGTCTATAATTAATAGTTAGATCAGTTTCGAGCATCTTgaccagtggttcttaaactggggggggCGCCCCCCTTGGGGAGCGTGTAACATTTataaggggggcgcgagagatgacaaactgtctattatttacatatgagctatgtctaaacatgctttcttgactttcgctataggttcatttttactaaaattttaaagtgtgtcacgatggcaattgtatttttgagatttggattctgaaatacgtcaatGGTTACGTCATCATATTTGGTGTCTCCGTTTTGAAGcatattgttttcgtttactcattcacgcactactagctcgactaactgttctcttgtgttctctttttgcggtgacctgtttttctcacaacggggggcggcgtaacaagaaaaacttttacaaatgtatcacttgtagaaatacttaatttgcactaaatgcattttctttagttttacaattatcatgtatacaggaagccagatgtttttgctactaacctatTCAGTTTACaacgtataattttcgagtcattaacgattgaaaatttgtgtgcagtgtcggccacacataataaaaatagtaatgtcgcgcacctggtttaaatagggtaaaactaacgtcagccaatattaaaaccgtaaaatgaagtaaaacgtaaatttagtattgatttaataaccaggtattttagtaattaaactaattgtattgacacaaaatgagtggaaaaaagagaaagtatgaccaaaattatctgaagcATGGCTTTATAAATACCACAGTAAACGGAAAAGTCGTATggcaatgcgtgatatgcttagaaaagtCGTTTtcagcgtcatcttcatgaatataaagacaaaaccaaggagcaaacttgactgtgaagccgacctaagatgtgcattatcttctacaaagcctcgaattaaacgtttggtttcccaaaaacaactacatccttcacattaatgaaagttaattgaaaataaattgttgttttgcttgatgcttttttattttgcaatgaggtggggcgcgaaatttttaggtaccgtcaaggggggcgtgtgccaaaaagtttaagaacccctaaTCTTGACGGTTGTATATaatttcaatgatttttaGTGTAAACTATTTCACGATCTCGTTAAAAGTGATCATTCCTTATTGGCAAAAGTTAAGGGAACCGCAACGTTTTCATGGGCTGAAtccgaaaaataaattgatttgttgtttttttgtctgtttttggAACTTTTGCCTGCAACTACCAAGGAAATGTATAAAACAGGGGTttgcaaacttgttcaatgaaagagttgCTTGCGGAAAACTAttaacaccagcgagccgcaaaatcagtaatgattgtcaatttggttattgtattattagtagtcattttgggatattacttttcagctagaagacccataaaaaacatgtcagCGAAGCGCACTTTGACCACCTTTGCCATTGAGTATAGAATCTACTGTATATCTGAAAACAATTTCGGATTCTATatctattgttacgtcataaacaaaatgctggcctaaataaagaaaaaacagacagaaacgttcataaacggtactcttggtagcctttacagtttttttggaattttgcgattcgactagaagagccacaaaaaacatgctggcgagccgcagtttgcctaCCCCTGGTATAAAACATCATCAAACTCAAACGTAACAATTCtacttttgttttacttgCCGGCAAAAAAATGTCCTCTTTTTGGGTgttgaaaatatggtaggcctagcCTCTAAAGAAAAAACATACTAATCTGGAGACTACATCGTACTAGAATACTGCCAGTGCCAACCTCTGTGTGGCATATTTCCTgtgctataaaattttttgtttcactaTTAGTTTCATGTAATACAACTAGGAATGcgtattttaaaataactaatgtttaaGAACCAAAACTATTCGGTTCTTATTTTTAGAACCAATATGTTCTGATcacaataattattattattaatacaattaaagatttttgtttacttCATGAATATATAATCTTTTTGtgtataattattaattatactTGGTTTCAGTGGACACGATTGCTATTACTATGCATAATTGTTTAAAACTCTGTCGTGAACTATTGCATCAAATCGCACCAAAGGAAAAAGGCAGCAAATGTATATGCGACGGCACttcatttaaaaagtttgtgatttcGTTTTTAGTTCAATTATAATGtgattttcaatttcattttgaaattcatttttaaaaaaggcTTTTGTTTTAGGCGCCTCAGCGTTGTCAAAACAATAGAAATCAAACAACACAACGTTTATTTTGTTAAGAACATAGTTATCacaaattgattttttaagacaacaaatttagaaatatttgtgaaataaaaaacaaagaagtttAAGTACTTTGAAGTGGCAATGTTTTACCATGTTGGAAATGCATGAACCATCAAAATTGATCCAACCTATATGAGTAATCTTAAGATGAGATTTGTATTGAATACAATGCACATCTTGAGCCAAAAAGACAGGGCAATGGCAAAAAGGAACACTGCTTCATTGCAGGGTTTAAGATCAATGTGTTTTCTCACATGTGCTACGTAAAGCTCAGTCTGCTTTGTGAAAGCAAATGGTATTTTACAATACATGGAGGAACGTAGTATGCATTTAGgacaaaattttcaacccCGATTTTTTATGATGTGGCTTATACTCTTACTCCAGAAGAGTTTATCAATCTCATTTTGAACCAATTGCTCTTTGATTGCATTACGTTTGGCAAGCTGGATTTCACTATTATATCTAAGCCTAAACTTAACATAAACAAAGTAAGGTTACTTTTTAAAGGGGTTGTCATGACAGTCTGATACGGCCCCCTAGATCTGCCACTGGGtatacttgtttttttttacttgcTTCTGTTTTTAACTGTTACCTCGTGATTCCAATCGGTAGTTGTAATCTAagaatttgcaatttttttttaagatTTAGGGCCTGTTAATCAAAACTGGTTTGATGATCTCAATGAGCAGTTGCATCAACAAATATTTGAGGAAGGTTTTTATTCTGCTGATGCTGTTGCACCCGCACAGtaagtatatattttttcataattaatAATATTGTAATATTCATTCTCTGATTTTGGTACAGTAAGTCTTATTATGATTTAGCTCATAAAGATTTTCTCACTTCTTGAGCTTCAGTTTCAGAGCTCATGTTCATACAGTTGCACTCGCATTCATTCTTTATTGGCAATTAACTTATTAAGCATCTTTCTTGCCTTGCTCAAGGACGATTCCAAAGCATGGGTCGCGAAGTGCCCTAAAATGGGTTGCGTCAAGGTGATGCAAATGATtatgtttgtaataaaatgctttgtttcaTAGTGAGTGAACCACACTACCACTGCTTGTCTGTCTAGAGTAGATTGCTGGCATTGAAAAATTAACTTAGCAACTTATGCCAAAAATCATCCATACAATCATTACTTTTGTCATGTTAAAATATGCTGTTTGAGGTTTGAGTTACGATATTTTCACCaaactcagatttgggtcGAGCTCAAAAAAATTTGAGAATTGTTGGCTTAGGCAATAACAAAAGAATGGTATAAATCTCACAAAAATAGACAAACTTGCGCTGTATATGTTAGTTATTTTCATCAAACTGACATGCATTTGGAATTTATCAATTCCCTGAAACAGAAATGTTAT comes from the Clavelina lepadiformis chromosome 5, kaClaLepa1.1, whole genome shotgun sequence genome and includes:
- the LOC143460567 gene encoding uncharacterized protein LOC143460567, translating into MICFYSTMRKCKNDPDRFCYICGKVTLRSRQAKITQFVKKAYYAYFGVKLGDQDKAFAPHICCRACIENLRLWSLKKIKSLPFSIPMVWREGKDHVTDCYFCMTNLQGINRKNKQHVKYPDVPSAMKPVPHGPGIPVPEPPGEISEMECCSSAASKASEQDTWDAEQSTSQPKPLTQLELNDLTRDLNLTKESAQLLGSRLRENNLLAPCTTYFWYRYEDK